The Microcebus murinus isolate Inina chromosome 4, M.murinus_Inina_mat1.0, whole genome shotgun sequence genome has a segment encoding these proteins:
- the ALDH3B1 gene encoding aldehyde dehydrogenase family 3 member B1 isoform X1: MDPFEDTLRRLREAFSAGLTRPAEFRAEQLRGLGRFLQDNKQLLQDALAQDLHKSAFESELSEIAISQSEVTLALRNLRAWMKDQRAHKNLATQLDSAFIRKEPFGLVLIVAPWNYPLNLTLVPLVGALAAGNCVVLKPSEISTSVEKVLAEVLPRYLDQSCFAVVLGGPQEMGQLLEHRFDYIFFTGSPRVGRIVMTAAAKHLTPVTLELGGKNPCYVDDNCDPQTVANRVAWFRYFNAGQTCVAPDYILCSPETQERLLPALQSAITRFYGDDPQSSPNLGRIINQKQFQRLRALLGCGRVAIGGQSDESQRYIAPTVLVDVRETEPVMQEEIFGPILPIVNVRSLDEAIDFINRREKPLALYAFSNSSQVGPALGTGRAVGVGVVAAEGPCPCRQSRDSRAGGPRGPAAALRPGSSRASPSRHTPAWATLSWAFSGQLLRGVFSRALCALAQSPPSSLLTHPSLVAKVTPPHAWLWRHSQHPRE; this comes from the exons ATGGACCCCTTTGAGGACACGCTGCGGCGGCTGCGGGAGGCCTTCAGCGCGGGGCTCACGCGGCCGGCCGAGTTCCGGGCTGAGCAGCTCAGGGGCCTGGGCCGCTTCCTACAGGACAACAAGCAGCTTCTGCAGGATGCGCTGGCCCAGGACCTGCACAAG TCAGCCTTTGAGTCGGAGTTGTCCGAGATCGCCATTAGCCAGAGCGAGGTCACCCTGGCCCTCAGGAACCTGCGGGCCTGGATGAAGGACCAGAGAGCGCACAAGAACCTG GCCACCCAGCTGGACTCGGCCTTCATCCGGAAGGAGCCCTTCGGCCTGGTGCTCATCGTCGCGCCCTGGAACTACCCGCTGAACCTGACGCTGGTGCCCCTGGTGGGGGCCCTGGCCGCAG GGAACTGCGTGGTGCTGAAGCCGTCAGAGATTAGCACCAGCGTGGAGAAGGTCCTGGCCGAGGTGCTGCCCCGATACCTGGACCAG AGCTGCTTTGCCGTGGTGCTGGGCGGGCCCCAGGAGATGGGGCAGCTGCTGGAGCACAGGTTCGACTACATCTTCTTCACAG GGAGCCCTCGTGTGGGCAGGATCGTCATGACCGCCGCCGCCAAGCACCTGACACCTGTCACTCTGGAGCTCGGCGGCAAGAACCCCTGCTACGTGGACGACAACTGCGACCCCCAGACCGTGGCCAACCGCGTGGCCTGGTTCCGCTACTTCAACGCCGGCCAGACCTGCGTGGCCCCCGACTACATCCTGTGCAGCCCCGAGACCCAGGAGCGCCTGCTGCCCGCCCTGCAGAGCGCCATCACCCGTTTCTACGGCGACGACCCCCAGAGCTCCCCAAACCTGGGCCGCATCATCAACCAGAAGCAGTTCCAGCGGCTGCGGGCACTGCTGGGCTGTGGCCGTGTGGCCATCGGCGGCCAGAGCGACGAGAGCCAGCGCTACATCG CGCCCACGGTGCTGGTGGACGTGCGGGAGACGGAGCCGGTGATGCAGGAGGAGATCTTCGGGCCCATCCTGCCCATCGTGAACGTGCGCAGCCTGGACGAGGCCATCGACTTCATCAACCGGCGGGAGAAGCCCCTGGCGCTCTACGCCTTCTCCAACAGCAGCCAGGTGGGGCCCGCGCTGGGCACAGGACGGGCTGTGGGAGTGGGTGTGGTGGCAGCAGAGGGGCCGTGCCCCTGCAGGCAGTCTCGGGACTCCAGGGCTGGTGGTCCTCGTGGCCCTGCCGCTGCCCTCCGTCCAGGGAGCAGCCGGGCCTCGCCCTCCCGCCAtaccccagcctgggccacactCTCCTGGGCCTTCAGTGGGCAGCTCCTGCGGGGGGTCTTCTCCAGGGCCCTGTGTGCCCTAGCTCAGTCCCCTCCTTCGTCCCTCCTCACACACCCAAGCCTGGTGGCCAAGGTCACCCCTCCTCATGCCTGGCTCTGGAGGCACTCACAACATCCCAGGGAGTGA